The Bdellovibrio sp. ZAP7 DNA segment TTCGCGAGCGTAACTCATTTGAAATCCGATTGAAGAGCTTGAGGAGATGGACCCAAATCAATTTGTGAAGTTTCACCGCGAGCCATACGAAGTGCACCGACATAACCAATCATGGCGGCATTATCCGTACAATATCTCAAAGGTGGAACAACCAAACGCAAACCTTTTTTCGCAGCCCATTCTTCAGCACGGGCACGAAGACGCGAGTTCGCACTCACACCGCCCGTCAGAATCACTCGTTTCGCTTTGTAAACTTTGGCTGCGCGATCCAATTTAGCAATAAGCACATCAACAATCGCTTCCTGGAAAGAAGCGCACAGATCCGGCAATTGTGCCTTCACTTGTTCAGGTCCTAATTGCTGAAGCATTCTTTGACCTGAAGATTTCAGACCCGAGAAACTCATATCGAAAGTGTCATCGTGAATCATACTGCGAGGAAATTCAAAGGCGTGCGGATTTCCCTGTTTCGCCGTTTGATCAACCTTCACTCCACCTGGGAATCCCAGGCCCGCCATTTTCGCAAACTTATCAAAGCACTCACCAGCTGCATCGTCTTTCGTAGCACCCAGCACGCGGTATTCACCCAAAGCTGTGATGTGATAAAGACTGGTGTGACCACCACTGATAGCAAGTCCCACATACGGATAATCAAAATCTTCAGGCGGAGCATACTGCGCATCTTTCAAAAAAGGCGCGAGCAAATGTCCTTCCAGGTGATTCACACCCAAGAACGGAAGATGTTTTGCTTGAGCCAAAGATTTTGCCGTTACCAAACCCACGATCAAAGCGCCGACCAATCCCGGGCGATTCGTTACCGAAATACCTTGGATATCAGACCAGTTCATGTTGGCTTTTTTAAAGGCTTCCTCGATCAGTGGAATCAGGGCGATGGAATGATTGCGAGCTGCGATTTCAGGAACCACGCCGCCGTAGGCTTCGTGTTCCAGATCTTGAGAAGCGGAAACCACAGAATGCACCCAGCCGCTACGATCGACGATCGCAACTGAGGTGTCATCACAACTGGTTTCTATCGCTAATACTCTTTCAATCACTTGGCTCTTATTTTAAACCCTTCAAACGAATCTTAGCACGACGAGCTTCATCTGACTTAGGAAATTTGCTTAAAACCTCATCAAAAAAGGTTTTAGCTTCCTCTTTCATGCCCAATTCCTGGAAGGAAACGCCGATTTTGTAGGTTGCATCGGCAAAGTGAGAACCTTTCGGAGACTCATCACGGTATTTTTGGAAACTCAAGATCGCCTGCTTCCACTCTTTTTTATTGAATTGTTCCTGGCCGATTTCGTAACCGCTCTTTTTGGAGCGCTCGGCTTTTTCGGCAGCTTTTTCCGCAGCGGCTTTCTCGGCAGCAGCCGTAGCTGCAGCTTCAGCAGCCTGGCGGCTGGCGTTCATTGCATTTACTTGAGCGTTTAATGCGTAAACTTGTTTTTCTAGGTTCGTGAAACCCTCTTGCAACAAATCGATCTTTTTATTCAAAGCTTCGTTTTGTTGTTGAGTGTTTTTAAGTTGTTTTTCAAGGTTGTTGTTTTGCAGGTTGTTTTCAACCACATCAATACGGCCATTCATTGCGCGCATCTGCTCTTCCATATCGGAGAAGCGATTGCCCGCATCAGCAGTCTGACGTTGCATTGTCGATACTTGTTGTTGATAGACTTGGCGTTGTTCATTGTCGCGAACATCATTACGAGTTTGCAGACAGCCGGTCATGAATACAGAAATAGCAGCCAAGGTCACAAGTAACTTCATAAAATATCTCCGGTCTTTTGACGAATCAAACGAGCCGAGTTCTCTGCTTTTTCAGCAGCGAATTTCGCTCTTACAAATTGTTCTTTAGCGCGGGCGTAATCACGGTCATCGTAAAAGATGCGACCTTTGCGATAGGCTTCTTCAGCCTGATGCCAATATCCTGGCGAGTGGCGGGCAGCTTGAACAGCTCGGGCCGCATCAATAGCGGCCCGGGCAAGTGAATAATCCTCGATAGGGGCTGGGACAGTCTGACAACCAACCATCACCGAAAAAACTAAAACTCCGATGAATAATCTGGCCAAAGTCACAGCAACCCTTTCTTAATTACTGAGCAGGTACGAAGTTAGCGCGGCGGTTTTTGCCCCAAGCTTCTTCAGAGTCACCGTTAGCAACTGGTTTTTCTTTACCGTAAGAGATAGTGCTCAAACGATCAGCTGGGATACCCAAAGAAACCATGTAAGCTTTAACTGCGTTAGCACGACGCTCACCCAAAGCTACGTTGTACTCGATAGTACCACGAGAGTCACAGTGACCTTCGATTTGTACTTTCACGTTACCGTTCTTTTTCATCCAGTCTACGTTTGTAGCGATATCTTTTTTAGAAGCCGCATCCAAGCTAGATTTGTCGTAACCGAAATGAACAGTTACTAGACCCGCGATTTTGCCAGAGTCAGAACCTGCTGGATCAAAGCTCATTGGCGTTGATTCAATTGCCGTGTTTCCAGTTGGTGAAGTTTGAATGTTTGCATCTGATTGAGCTTGTTTATTTTTACAACCAACTACCATTGCACATGCAACAAGACCTAGAGCCAATTTACGAACCATGATGTCCTCCTATGAAGTTCGAATAGGTACAATTAACACAGTAAAAACTTTAATTTATAGCAGCTTATTGTCAAACCTTTGCTTTCTTAAAGTGTGTTGCGTTGCTGTAACTGCCAAATAATGAGACGGAAATATGCAGGTTTTTTTATTTCGAGCGATTACTCTGCTGGGTTTACTCACCTCTGTGACTGTGAATGCACAATGGGAAGTACAACCTCACATCAAATGGAAGACTCTTTCGACTCCCCATTTTGAAGTCATCTATAATGCCGAGCAGCAGGACCTTGGTCTTCTGTATGCTGAAAAGTTAGAACGCGCGTATTACCAATTGCAAATTTACTTTAGTGAAGCCCCACCAAAAACAACTGTCGTTATTAACGACAAAACCGACATCACTAATGGTTACGCCACCCGCCTCCCTTACCCCCACATTATGGCGTACCCCGTTTTGCCCGGGCCCGAAGAGAGTTTAGCCGATACCGGCGACTGGGCCTTCGAACTTTTAGCTCACGAATACACCCATATTTTAAACTTCGAACCTGCCGGCGGAATCATGGTTCCCCTGCGCGCGGTCTTCGGGTCAGTCATCGCTCCTAACTTGGTTTTACCAAATTGGTGGAAAGAGGGCTTGGCCGTCGAAATGGAAACCCGCCTGGGCAACAAGGGACGCCTGCGATCTTCGTATCAGGATTCCTTAGTCCGAGCGATGGTGGAAGACCAAACACTGTTCAAATATACGATTGCCGAGATCAACGAAAGCATTCCGACATGGCCTGAGGGCTCTCGTCCCTATATTTTTGGTTCCCTGATGTGGAGTCAGATCCTGGCCGACCAGGGAAAAAAAGTGGTCGATGCCCTGAACCAACGCCACGGCCGCCGCATTCCTTATTTCCTTGAAACGCCGGCTGAGGAAAATCTGGGCATGGAGTATTCCGCGCAATATGCAAAAGCCCTGAATGAAACCCAAGTGCGCGCGCAAACTCAGCTAAAAACTTTGCGGGAAGTTCTGCCGACTCCATTTACTCCCTTGAGAAACTCCTATCTGTTTTTAACAGCGCCTGCGATTTCTCCTGATGGTAAACGCATGGCTGTCGTGACCGAGGACGATTCGAATAACCGTGCAGTTAAAATCATTGTTCGCGAAGACACCAGCACCAGCTTCATGGATGCCAAAGAAACCGATACGATTGAAAAATTCGATCAGAACTTTACTCCGACCCTAACCATGGATGAACCTCCTTCGGGAAGCATCCAAAGAGTCAGCTGGTATCCGGATTCCCAAAAAATCGTCTATGACAAAATCGATGTCACGAATAAGGTCGATCGCTTCTCCGATCTTTTTCAGTTTGATATCCAGAAGAAAAAAACTCAGCGCCTGACCCGTGGATTACGAGCCCGCGAACCGTCGGTTTCACCTGATGGAAATAAAATCGTATTCGTTAAACTTGAGGGCGGAAGAACCCACCTTGCGACATTGGGCTCGCCTGAAGACAGCAAAGAAGTTAAAACCCTGTTCTCGGCCCCGATGATGGACCGAATTTCTTATCCGGTGTTCTGGAATGAAGACACGATTGTATTTTCGCTACGCCATGATGGCAGCGAGTATCTTTATACTTATAAGTTCTCCAGCAAAACTGTGGAAAAAATCCTGGGCGAGTTCCCGGATGCACGCTTCCCACGTAAAACTGTTGCGGGCTTGATCTTTACCTCCAGCAAAAATGGCACGCAGAATATTTATGTTGCGGATGAAAGACTGTTTTCTGCAAAACCGCTGACTCACACTTTAACTTCGGTTTTTTCAGCGGACATCGATCCTTCACTGCAGGAACTTTTCGCAACTTCAATGACGTCGCAGGGTTTAAAAGTCGTCGCATACAAACCTCAAGACTGGAAATCGACTCCGGAAGAGTTGCCACAAATTACGCCGATGCTGGCGGACCGGTATACTCCCCCAACTGAACAAGAACTGGCCGTGGATCAAGCTCGCGCTGAAACAGCCGTTCGCCAGGGAGAGATCGAAGATTACTCTGCGGGTGGATACTTGTGGCCCCGTTTTTGGGTTCCCTTCATTGCGGGATCTTCGAGTGATACCGGCTTGATTTTAGAAGCGATCACGATGGGCTTTGACCCTTTGAAAAAACATTCCTACACCGTCATTGCTACCTGGGACACCGCGATTAACAGAGGCGGGATCGATGCTTCCTATACGAATCAACAAACGAATCTGCCTTTTTTACTAAGTGGCTACACACGA contains these protein-coding regions:
- the tsaD gene encoding tRNA (adenosine(37)-N6)-threonylcarbamoyltransferase complex transferase subunit TsaD is translated as MIERVLAIETSCDDTSVAIVDRSGWVHSVVSASQDLEHEAYGGVVPEIAARNHSIALIPLIEEAFKKANMNWSDIQGISVTNRPGLVGALIVGLVTAKSLAQAKHLPFLGVNHLEGHLLAPFLKDAQYAPPEDFDYPYVGLAISGGHTSLYHITALGEYRVLGATKDDAAGECFDKFAKMAGLGFPGGVKVDQTAKQGNPHAFEFPRSMIHDDTFDMSFSGLKSSGQRMLQQLGPEQVKAQLPDLCASFQEAIVDVLIAKLDRAAKVYKAKRVILTGGVSANSRLRARAEEWAAKKGLRLVVPPLRYCTDNAAMIGYVGALRMARGETSQIDLGPSPQALQSDFK
- a CDS encoding tol-pal system YbgF family protein; protein product: MKLLVTLAAISVFMTGCLQTRNDVRDNEQRQVYQQQVSTMQRQTADAGNRFSDMEEQMRAMNGRIDVVENNLQNNNLEKQLKNTQQQNEALNKKIDLLQEGFTNLEKQVYALNAQVNAMNASRQAAEAAATAAAEKAAAEKAAEKAERSKKSGYEIGQEQFNKKEWKQAILSFQKYRDESPKGSHFADATYKIGVSFQELGMKEEAKTFFDEVLSKFPKSDEARRAKIRLKGLK
- a CDS encoding DUF4398 domain-containing protein — encoded protein: MTLARLFIGVLVFSVMVGCQTVPAPIEDYSLARAAIDAARAVQAARHSPGYWHQAEEAYRKGRIFYDDRDYARAKEQFVRAKFAAEKAENSARLIRQKTGDIL
- the pal gene encoding peptidoglycan-associated lipoprotein Pal gives rise to the protein MVRKLALGLVACAMVVGCKNKQAQSDANIQTSPTGNTAIESTPMSFDPAGSDSGKIAGLVTVHFGYDKSSLDAASKKDIATNVDWMKKNGNVKVQIEGHCDSRGTIEYNVALGERRANAVKAYMVSLGIPADRLSTISYGKEKPVANGDSEEAWGKNRRANFVPAQ
- a CDS encoding PD40 domain-containing protein; its protein translation is MQVFLFRAITLLGLLTSVTVNAQWEVQPHIKWKTLSTPHFEVIYNAEQQDLGLLYAEKLERAYYQLQIYFSEAPPKTTVVINDKTDITNGYATRLPYPHIMAYPVLPGPEESLADTGDWAFELLAHEYTHILNFEPAGGIMVPLRAVFGSVIAPNLVLPNWWKEGLAVEMETRLGNKGRLRSSYQDSLVRAMVEDQTLFKYTIAEINESIPTWPEGSRPYIFGSLMWSQILADQGKKVVDALNQRHGRRIPYFLETPAEENLGMEYSAQYAKALNETQVRAQTQLKTLREVLPTPFTPLRNSYLFLTAPAISPDGKRMAVVTEDDSNNRAVKIIVREDTSTSFMDAKETDTIEKFDQNFTPTLTMDEPPSGSIQRVSWYPDSQKIVYDKIDVTNKVDRFSDLFQFDIQKKKTQRLTRGLRAREPSVSPDGNKIVFVKLEGGRTHLATLGSPEDSKEVKTLFSAPMMDRISYPVFWNEDTIVFSLRHDGSEYLYTYKFSSKTVEKILGEFPDARFPRKTVAGLIFTSSKNGTQNIYVADERLFSAKPLTHTLTSVFSADIDPSLQELFATSMTSQGLKVVAYKPQDWKSTPEELPQITPMLADRYTPPTEQELAVDQARAETAVRQGEIEDYSAGGYLWPRFWVPFIAGSSSDTGLILEAITMGFDPLKKHSYTVIATWDTAINRGGIDASYTNQQTNLPFLLSGYTRSSYIGTVENKLTDTSYAGAVLPDMFWLSRYTSLQLGWQYLQREVVLSANPMTQRTGPYAYFSYTNYSKSGAQISPESGGSFYLGAYNYVQHEDYLHHSQFIAGITAYNSRFLPKHHSLMLRLNGMYTPEVISSLYGASSQNIVQSQDSPLPQYILRGYARGQVYGRNMASFTGEYRFPVSNIYSGSGTLPVFFRRVTGALTVDGVAADGVLVNDSTNQIVYNAINMKRSFWSAGAEAHLETTLGFIAPVNFIVGVYQAFNAPKGSETAIQTSIQITGF